Proteins found in one Microbacterium sp. LWS13-1.2 genomic segment:
- a CDS encoding substrate-binding domain-containing protein: MRSHLKAHTRLVLTGAAVIAAIGLLAGCTGSGADEDDVTDQGTTTEENAESGDTVVIGFSGPAADHGWLGAINSGAQAAADSFDDVELRVAEGTNDPIAQIAAVETFVTDGVDAIVLLPSDGAALTEAAIAAMEAGIPVINVDREFSSPFAARATVLGDNYGMGVSAGTYICEELEGNSDAVVAEIAGIDSLPLTQDRSRGFADALEDCGLEVSARVAADFTVAGGESAASQLLSANPQIDAIWNHDDDQGVGVLAAIDSAGRDEFFMVGGAGSRSAMEAIEADDSVLKATIIYPSTQAADGVALARLIAQGKTMGDLVTPGIPNRVVLDAPVVTKENVDQYIDLSFE; this comes from the coding sequence ATGCGCTCACACCTGAAAGCGCACACGCGACTGGTTCTCACCGGCGCCGCAGTCATCGCAGCCATCGGCCTTCTGGCCGGATGCACGGGCTCCGGCGCCGACGAGGACGACGTCACCGACCAGGGCACCACGACCGAGGAGAACGCCGAGTCGGGCGACACCGTCGTCATCGGGTTCTCCGGCCCTGCGGCCGACCATGGCTGGCTCGGTGCCATCAACTCCGGCGCGCAGGCCGCGGCCGACAGCTTCGACGACGTCGAACTGCGAGTGGCCGAGGGGACCAACGACCCGATCGCCCAGATAGCCGCCGTCGAGACCTTCGTCACGGACGGCGTCGACGCCATCGTACTGCTCCCCTCCGACGGCGCTGCGCTGACCGAAGCGGCCATCGCGGCGATGGAGGCCGGCATCCCGGTCATCAACGTCGACCGAGAGTTCTCCAGCCCCTTCGCCGCGCGGGCAACTGTCCTCGGCGACAACTACGGCATGGGGGTGAGCGCCGGAACCTATATCTGCGAGGAGCTGGAGGGCAACTCCGACGCCGTCGTCGCCGAGATCGCCGGCATCGACTCGCTGCCGCTCACGCAGGATCGCTCACGGGGCTTCGCCGACGCGCTCGAGGACTGCGGCCTGGAGGTCTCGGCCCGTGTGGCCGCCGACTTCACCGTGGCCGGCGGCGAGTCTGCGGCCTCGCAGCTCCTTTCTGCCAACCCGCAGATCGACGCGATCTGGAACCATGACGACGACCAGGGAGTCGGGGTGCTTGCGGCCATCGACTCGGCCGGGCGCGACGAATTCTTCATGGTCGGCGGCGCAGGCAGCCGCAGCGCCATGGAGGCCATCGAAGCCGACGACTCCGTGCTCAAGGCGACGATCATCTACCCGTCGACGCAGGCCGCCGACGGTGTGGCACTCGCGCGCCTCATCGCACAGGGCAAGACGATGGGCGACCTCGTCACGCCTGGCATTCCGAACCGCGTCGTCCTCGACGCTCCCGTGGTGACGAAGGAGAACGTCGACCAGTACATCGACCTCTCGTTCGAGTAA
- a CDS encoding MarR family transcriptional regulator, whose product MTSEDTRAARTEAVRALEAEFGELINRFRRIITENANRVSPGMLPGAYKVFTTIVRREGITLSALAEALTADKGQISRTVRELEQLNLIQRTPDPDDGRSSLLSPTPFGLERLAEARAPQESLLVDALAAWPVDDILNLTRLLHALTLGERPSD is encoded by the coding sequence ATGACCTCCGAAGACACTCGAGCGGCGCGCACCGAAGCGGTGCGCGCCCTCGAGGCTGAGTTCGGCGAGCTGATCAACCGCTTCCGCCGGATCATCACCGAGAACGCCAACCGCGTGAGCCCCGGCATGCTGCCAGGCGCCTACAAGGTGTTCACCACCATCGTGCGTCGCGAGGGCATCACCCTCTCCGCACTCGCCGAGGCGCTGACGGCCGACAAGGGCCAGATCAGCCGCACGGTCCGCGAACTCGAGCAGCTGAATCTGATCCAGCGCACCCCCGACCCCGACGACGGCCGCTCGAGCCTGCTCTCCCCCACCCCGTTCGGGCTGGAGCGCCTCGCGGAAGCACGCGCCCCGCAGGAGAGCCTGCTCGTCGACGCCCTCGCCGCGTGGCCGGTCGACGACATCCTGAACCTCACGCGGCTGCTGCACGCCCTCACCCTCGGCGAGCGACCCTCCGACTGA
- a CDS encoding sugar ABC transporter ATP-binding protein: protein MTKAFAGVQALRGVDLEVLPGEVHCILGQNGAGKSTLIKTLAGVHRPDDGVISWLGQPVDVPTPEAAIELGIATMYQELDVVDGLTIAENIFLGHELARGGFTKRSEAARRARELLRRLGHGSLSPHTEVGQLSAANKQIVSMARALSHDIKLIIMDEPSAVLDSEEVKNLFHVVRELTAQGIAVVYITHRLEEIRQIGDRITVLKDGRSMATGLPVADTPTAELIRLMTGRSVANVFPAAAPIPADAPVVLEVEGLSTAGLFEDVSFSVRAGEVVGLAGLVGSGRSEILETVYGARRATAGTVRVGGKPLRRGSVVAAVRAGIGLSPEERKSQGLVLDEPIFVNVTLSSVSRFAKAGFLDERAERKATREQIEALELRPADPDREAITLSGGNQQKILLARWLIHGTRVLLLDEPTRGVDVGARAEIYALIRRLAAAGNAIVVVSSEIEEVLGLADTVLVIADGRLLDTRPASQIDEHGVLDLVMKGTAA, encoded by the coding sequence GTGACGAAGGCGTTCGCGGGTGTCCAGGCCCTCCGCGGTGTCGATCTCGAGGTCCTCCCGGGCGAGGTGCACTGCATCCTCGGCCAGAATGGTGCAGGTAAGTCCACGCTGATCAAGACGCTCGCCGGAGTGCACCGCCCGGACGACGGCGTCATCTCGTGGCTGGGGCAGCCGGTCGACGTCCCCACACCCGAGGCCGCCATCGAGCTCGGCATCGCGACCATGTATCAGGAGCTCGATGTCGTCGACGGTCTGACGATCGCGGAGAACATCTTCCTCGGGCACGAACTGGCGCGTGGGGGATTCACGAAGCGCTCCGAGGCGGCTCGGCGGGCCCGGGAGCTGCTCCGGCGGCTGGGACACGGCAGCCTCTCACCGCACACAGAGGTCGGTCAGCTGAGCGCCGCCAACAAGCAGATCGTCAGCATGGCCCGAGCGCTCTCACACGACATCAAGCTCATCATCATGGACGAACCGTCGGCTGTACTCGACAGCGAAGAGGTGAAGAACCTGTTCCACGTCGTACGAGAGCTGACCGCCCAAGGCATCGCAGTCGTCTACATCACCCACCGACTGGAAGAGATCCGCCAGATCGGCGACCGCATCACCGTGCTGAAGGACGGGCGCTCGATGGCCACAGGTCTCCCGGTTGCCGACACCCCGACCGCCGAGCTCATCAGGCTCATGACCGGCCGGTCCGTCGCCAACGTGTTCCCCGCCGCCGCGCCGATCCCCGCCGATGCTCCGGTCGTGCTCGAGGTCGAGGGACTGTCGACCGCGGGGCTGTTCGAGGACGTGTCGTTCTCGGTGCGTGCGGGCGAAGTGGTCGGCCTCGCCGGCTTGGTCGGCTCGGGCAGGTCCGAGATTCTCGAGACCGTCTACGGCGCACGACGGGCTACGGCGGGCACCGTGCGAGTCGGCGGGAAGCCTCTGCGTCGAGGCTCCGTCGTGGCGGCGGTCCGTGCGGGCATCGGCCTCTCGCCCGAGGAGCGCAAGAGCCAGGGTCTCGTGCTCGACGAGCCGATCTTCGTGAACGTGACACTGTCGTCGGTGTCGCGATTCGCGAAGGCGGGCTTCCTGGACGAGCGTGCCGAGCGCAAGGCTACGCGCGAGCAGATCGAGGCGCTCGAGCTGCGACCGGCCGATCCCGACCGCGAGGCGATCACTCTGTCGGGAGGCAACCAGCAGAAGATCCTACTCGCCCGGTGGCTCATCCACGGCACCCGCGTGCTGCTGCTGGACGAGCCCACCCGCGGCGTCGATGTCGGCGCTCGTGCCGAGATCTACGCCCTCATCCGCCGCCTGGCCGCCGCAGGCAACGCCATCGTCGTCGTGTCGAGCGAGATCGAGGAGGTGCTCGGCCTCGCCGACACCGTCCTGGTCATCGCCGACGGACGCCTCCTGGACACCCGCCCGGCCTCGCAGATCGACGAGCACGGTGTGCTCGACCTCGTCATGAAAGGAACCGCCGCGTGA
- a CDS encoding sugar phosphate isomerase/epimerase has protein sequence MSRPVTLFTGQWADLPFEEVARFAGEWGYDGLEIACWGDHLDVSRWDDDAYVQSRRDILERNGLQVFTISNHLAGQAVCDDPIDERHRDILNDRVWGDGDPEGVRGRAAEELKLTARMAAKLGVKTVTGFTGSSIWKAVAMFPPASDAFVDAGYADFAERFHPILDVFDEVGVRFAHEVHPSEIAYDYWTTRRTLEAIGHREAFGLNWDPSHMVWQDLDPVGFLWDFQDRIYHVHCKDTKKRTGNGRNGRLSSHLAWADPRRGWDFISTGHGDVPWEDAFRMLNAIGYDGPLSVEWEDAGMDRLVGAPEALEFVRRLSTYQPSAAAFDAAFSNQS, from the coding sequence ATGTCGCGACCGGTCACTCTGTTCACGGGCCAGTGGGCCGACCTGCCGTTCGAGGAGGTGGCCCGGTTCGCAGGTGAGTGGGGCTACGACGGCCTCGAGATCGCGTGCTGGGGTGACCATCTCGACGTGTCGAGGTGGGATGACGATGCGTATGTGCAGAGTCGGCGCGACATCCTGGAGCGCAACGGGCTGCAGGTGTTCACCATCTCCAATCACCTCGCCGGCCAGGCGGTGTGCGACGATCCGATCGATGAGCGCCACCGCGATATCCTCAACGACCGCGTGTGGGGCGACGGCGATCCCGAAGGGGTCCGCGGGCGTGCTGCCGAGGAGCTCAAGCTTACGGCGCGGATGGCGGCGAAGCTGGGCGTGAAGACCGTCACCGGCTTCACGGGCTCGTCGATATGGAAGGCCGTGGCCATGTTCCCGCCCGCCAGTGACGCATTCGTCGACGCCGGGTATGCGGACTTCGCGGAGCGCTTCCATCCGATCCTCGACGTGTTCGACGAAGTGGGCGTCCGATTCGCCCACGAGGTCCACCCGTCCGAGATCGCCTACGACTATTGGACGACGCGCCGCACATTGGAGGCGATCGGCCATCGCGAGGCGTTCGGGCTGAACTGGGACCCATCGCACATGGTGTGGCAGGACCTCGACCCGGTCGGGTTCCTCTGGGACTTCCAAGACCGGATCTACCACGTCCACTGCAAAGATACGAAGAAGCGCACCGGCAACGGGCGCAACGGCCGGCTCTCGTCGCACCTGGCATGGGCGGATCCTCGTCGCGGCTGGGACTTCATCTCCACCGGACACGGCGATGTGCCGTGGGAGGACGCCTTCCGCATGCTGAACGCCATCGGGTACGACGGGCCGCTCTCGGTGGAGTGGGAGGACGCCGGGATGGATCGCCTGGTGGGAGCACCCGAGGCTCTCGAGTTCGTCCGTCGCCTGTCGACCTACCAGCCGTCGGCGGCGGCGTTCGACGCCGCTTTCTCGAACCAGAGCTGA
- a CDS encoding MDR family MFS transporter translates to MATSTPATGSVATGSAGSVSADEKRHHRKVLQALTGLLLGMFVSMLASTVVSTSLPVIVHDLGGDQAAFTWVVTATLLTTAISTPIWGKLADLFNRKLLIQIAIVIFVLATAAAGFSQDPGTLIAFRAVQGIGAGGLAALSQVIMADIISPRERGRYMGLFGAVMAVATVGGPLLGGFITDTIDWRWNFFIALPFAVAALIIMQRTLHLPARPKVKARIDYFGIVLLSTAVSLLLIWVTNAGKDYDWWSTETILMVGGALLAAVLFVIVELRSKEPLIPLTMFRNRTFTLAVIASISIGIAMFGTSVFLSQYMQLARGATPTEAGLMTIPMIGGLLLASIVIGGLVTRHGIWKPYLIVGGVLLIAGSFLLSTIEYDTNFVLVSLYMFLLGAGVGMTMQNLVLIVQNTAKPSEIGVASSGVTFFRSLGGTIGVSVMGAALATSATDLFSQRKDDIGAAIMTLGEKGAAIAEQLQSGTIPQVSALPEAIRVIVEDIYAQAIAHSFLIAVPLAVISLIAIIFLPNKPLTHMTTSERVQASEADLATVSVAEGMDALTATATVKTQDAETAVTPEQSGVAANQTRRTRR, encoded by the coding sequence ATGGCTACGTCCACCCCCGCGACCGGGTCGGTCGCCACTGGCTCGGCCGGCAGCGTGAGCGCCGACGAGAAGCGCCACCACCGCAAGGTGCTGCAGGCGCTCACCGGCCTGCTGCTCGGCATGTTCGTGTCGATGCTCGCGTCGACCGTCGTGTCGACATCGCTTCCCGTCATCGTCCACGACCTGGGCGGCGACCAGGCCGCGTTCACCTGGGTCGTCACCGCGACCCTTCTGACCACCGCGATCTCCACCCCCATCTGGGGCAAGCTCGCCGACCTGTTCAACCGCAAGCTGCTGATCCAGATCGCCATCGTCATCTTCGTGCTGGCGACTGCGGCCGCCGGCTTCTCGCAGGACCCGGGCACGCTCATCGCGTTCCGCGCGGTGCAGGGCATCGGCGCGGGCGGTCTCGCCGCGCTCAGCCAGGTCATCATGGCCGACATCATCAGCCCGCGCGAGCGCGGCCGCTACATGGGCCTGTTCGGCGCCGTGATGGCCGTCGCCACCGTCGGCGGACCGCTCCTCGGCGGTTTCATCACCGACACGATCGACTGGCGCTGGAACTTCTTCATCGCGCTGCCGTTCGCGGTCGCCGCGCTCATCATCATGCAGCGCACACTGCACCTGCCCGCTCGCCCCAAGGTGAAGGCGCGGATCGACTACTTCGGCATCGTGCTGCTCTCGACAGCTGTGTCGTTGCTGCTCATCTGGGTCACCAACGCCGGCAAGGACTACGACTGGTGGAGCACGGAGACCATCCTGATGGTCGGCGGCGCGCTGCTCGCGGCCGTGCTGTTCGTGATCGTCGAGCTGCGCTCGAAGGAGCCGCTCATCCCCCTCACGATGTTCCGCAACCGCACGTTCACGCTCGCGGTCATCGCGTCGATCTCGATCGGCATCGCGATGTTCGGCACGTCGGTCTTCCTCAGTCAGTACATGCAGCTCGCCCGTGGCGCCACGCCGACCGAGGCAGGTCTGATGACGATCCCGATGATCGGCGGACTGCTGCTGGCGTCGATCGTGATCGGCGGTCTTGTGACCCGTCACGGCATCTGGAAGCCGTACCTCATCGTAGGCGGCGTGCTACTCATCGCCGGCTCGTTCCTGCTGTCGACCATCGAGTACGACACGAACTTCGTGCTCGTCTCGCTGTACATGTTCCTTCTCGGTGCGGGCGTCGGCATGACGATGCAGAACCTCGTGCTCATCGTGCAGAACACCGCCAAGCCGAGTGAGATCGGCGTCGCGAGCTCCGGTGTCACGTTCTTCCGCAGCCTCGGCGGCACGATCGGCGTCTCGGTCATGGGTGCCGCACTGGCGACCTCGGCGACCGATCTGTTCTCCCAGCGCAAGGACGACATCGGTGCGGCCATCATGACGCTGGGCGAGAAGGGCGCCGCCATCGCGGAGCAGCTCCAGTCGGGCACGATCCCGCAGGTGTCGGCGCTGCCCGAGGCGATCCGCGTGATCGTGGAGGACATCTACGCCCAGGCCATCGCCCACTCGTTCCTCATCGCCGTGCCGCTGGCCGTGATCAGCCTCATCGCGATCATCTTCCTGCCGAACAAGCCGCTCACCCACATGACGACGAGCGAGCGCGTGCAGGCCAGCGAGGCCGACCTGGCGACTGTGTCGGTCGCCGAAGGCATGGACGCGCTGACCGCTACAGCAACGGTGAAGACGCAGGATGCCGAGACCGCCGTCACGCCCGAACAGTCGGGCGTCGCGGCGAACCAGACGCGGCGCACCCGGCGCTAA
- a CDS encoding Gfo/Idh/MocA family oxidoreductase encodes MVGHGFMGAAHSQGWRVAPRFFDLPRQPEMTVVVGRDAEATAASARKWGWNDSATDWRAVIARNDIDIVDIVTPGDTHAEIAIAALEAGKHVLCEKPLANTVAEAEAMERAAAAAAERRIRSMVGFTYRRVPAATFARDLVAAGRIGRIRQVRAEYLQDWLMDAAAPLTWRLEKEHAGSGALGDIGAHAVDLAEFITGERLTSVSGVMETLIHERPLLGEGVGLSGTASAERGRVTVDDVALFTGRLESSALASFEATRFRTGRKNALRIEISGSEGALAFDLERMNELEFYDATQPGLEQGFRRILVTEHDHPYLAPWWPTGHMLGYEHGFSHQVRDFVVAIDEGSAPRPSFADGLHVQRVLDGVERSSNAASVWTPIAG; translated from the coding sequence ATGGTCGGACACGGCTTCATGGGCGCCGCTCATTCCCAAGGGTGGCGAGTCGCTCCCAGATTCTTCGACCTCCCTCGGCAGCCCGAGATGACCGTGGTGGTCGGCCGTGATGCCGAAGCCACAGCGGCCTCCGCCCGCAAATGGGGGTGGAATGACAGCGCCACCGACTGGCGGGCTGTGATCGCGCGCAACGACATCGACATCGTCGACATCGTCACGCCGGGCGATACGCATGCCGAGATCGCGATCGCCGCCCTCGAAGCCGGAAAACACGTATTGTGCGAGAAGCCGCTCGCCAACACCGTCGCCGAGGCGGAGGCGATGGAGAGGGCCGCCGCAGCCGCGGCGGAGCGGCGCATCCGATCCATGGTCGGCTTCACGTATCGTCGCGTGCCGGCGGCGACGTTCGCCCGCGATCTCGTGGCCGCCGGACGCATCGGGCGGATCCGCCAGGTTCGGGCTGAATACCTGCAGGACTGGCTGATGGATGCCGCGGCGCCGCTGACCTGGCGGCTCGAGAAGGAGCACGCGGGCTCAGGAGCGCTCGGCGACATCGGAGCACACGCCGTCGATCTCGCGGAATTCATCACCGGTGAGCGACTGACCTCCGTGTCGGGCGTCATGGAGACTCTGATCCACGAGCGGCCGCTGCTGGGCGAGGGTGTCGGACTCTCCGGGACGGCGTCCGCGGAGCGAGGGCGGGTCACCGTCGACGACGTCGCGCTCTTCACCGGCCGACTCGAGTCGAGTGCGCTGGCGTCGTTCGAGGCGACGCGGTTCCGCACCGGTCGCAAGAACGCGTTGCGCATCGAGATCTCGGGATCCGAGGGCGCGCTGGCGTTCGACCTCGAGCGGATGAACGAGCTCGAGTTCTATGACGCTACTCAGCCGGGCCTGGAGCAGGGGTTCCGTCGGATCCTCGTCACGGAGCATGATCACCCCTATCTGGCGCCGTGGTGGCCGACCGGTCATATGCTCGGGTACGAGCACGGCTTCTCGCACCAGGTCCGCGACTTCGTCGTCGCGATCGACGAGGGTTCGGCCCCGCGCCCTTCCTTCGCCGACGGCCTGCATGTGCAGCGCGTGCTTGACGGCGTGGAGCGCAGCTCGAACGCCGCAAGTGTCTGGACCCCCATTGCCGGATGA